In Tolypothrix sp. NIES-4075, the following proteins share a genomic window:
- the typA gene encoding translational GTPase TypA: MTLPIRNVAIIAHVDHGKTTLVDALLKQSGIFREGEDVPDCVMDSNALERERGITILSKNTAVRYKDTLINIVDTPGHADFGGEVERVLGMVDGCLLIVDANEGPMPQTRFVLKKALEKGLRPIVVINKIDRGQADPHVAVDKVLDLFLELGADEDQCDFTYLFASGMGGFAKESLEAESVDMQPLFNAILRHVPPPVGDPTKPLQLQVTTLDYSEYLGRIVIGRIHNGTIRQGQQAALITEDGTIVKGKITKLMGFEGLKRVDMEEATAGYIVAVAGFADAYIGETITDPNDPQALPLIKVDEPTLQMTFWVNDSPFAGQEGKLVTSRQIRDRLFRELETNVALRVEETDSPDKFLVSGRGELHLGILIETMRREGFEFQVSQPQVIYREVNGQPCEPYELLVLDIPVDAVGSCIERLGQRKGEMQDMQPGGNDRTQLEFVIPARGLIGFRGEFMRMTRGEGIMNHSFLDYRGISGDIEARNKGVLISFEEGVSTFYAMKNAEDRGAFFIIPGTKVYRGMIVGEHNRPQDLELNICKTKQLTNHRAAGGDELVQLQAPVDMSLERALEYIGPDELVEVTPQSIRLRKMAKKMAKR; the protein is encoded by the coding sequence ATGACGCTTCCAATCCGTAACGTCGCCATTATTGCCCACGTAGATCACGGCAAAACAACCCTCGTTGATGCACTCCTCAAACAATCCGGCATTTTCCGCGAAGGCGAAGACGTTCCGGATTGCGTTATGGACTCTAACGCTCTTGAAAGAGAGCGAGGTATCACTATTCTTTCTAAAAATACAGCAGTTCGCTACAAAGATACGCTGATCAATATTGTTGACACTCCCGGACACGCTGACTTTGGTGGCGAAGTCGAACGCGTACTCGGCATGGTTGACGGGTGTCTTTTGATTGTCGATGCCAACGAAGGTCCCATGCCGCAAACGCGCTTCGTACTGAAGAAAGCTTTGGAAAAAGGTCTGCGTCCCATCGTTGTGATCAACAAAATCGACCGTGGTCAAGCTGACCCCCACGTTGCAGTTGATAAAGTTTTGGATCTGTTCTTGGAATTAGGGGCAGATGAAGACCAGTGTGATTTTACCTATCTGTTTGCCTCCGGTATGGGAGGTTTCGCCAAGGAAAGCTTGGAAGCAGAATCGGTAGATATGCAACCTTTATTTAACGCGATTCTCCGCCATGTTCCACCACCTGTGGGAGATCCTACCAAACCTTTACAATTGCAAGTCACAACCCTAGATTATTCAGAATATCTAGGACGGATTGTGATTGGCAGAATTCACAACGGTACTATCCGCCAAGGTCAGCAAGCCGCTTTAATTACAGAAGATGGCACCATTGTCAAGGGTAAAATTACCAAGTTAATGGGCTTTGAAGGGCTGAAGCGGGTAGACATGGAAGAAGCAACCGCAGGTTATATAGTCGCGGTGGCTGGTTTTGCTGATGCTTATATTGGGGAAACTATTACAGATCCCAACGATCCGCAAGCATTGCCACTAATTAAGGTGGATGAACCAACCTTGCAAATGACCTTCTGGGTGAACGATTCGCCTTTTGCTGGTCAAGAAGGAAAATTGGTGACATCTCGGCAAATACGCGATCGCCTTTTCCGCGAATTAGAAACCAACGTCGCTTTGCGCGTCGAAGAAACAGATTCCCCGGATAAATTTCTAGTTTCCGGTCGTGGTGAACTTCACCTGGGTATCTTAATCGAAACTATGCGTCGCGAAGGTTTTGAATTTCAAGTATCCCAGCCACAAGTAATTTACCGCGAAGTCAACGGTCAACCTTGCGAACCTTACGAACTCCTAGTACTGGACATTCCCGTAGATGCAGTTGGTAGCTGTATCGAACGCTTGGGACAACGCAAAGGTGAAATGCAAGACATGCAACCTGGTGGTAACGACCGCACCCAGCTAGAATTTGTCATTCCTGCCCGTGGTTTGATTGGCTTCCGGGGTGAATTTATGCGGATGACTCGTGGTGAAGGCATCATGAACCACAGCTTCCTAGATTACCGTGGTATCAGTGGCGATATTGAGGCACGCAACAAAGGCGTTCTTATCTCCTTTGAAGAAGGCGTTTCTACCTTCTACGCCATGAAGAATGCTGAAGATCGAGGCGCATTCTTTATCATTCCCGGTACCAAAGTTTACAGAGGCATGATTGTCGGAGAACACAATCGTCCCCAAGACTTAGAACTGAACATCTGCAAAACAAAGCAACTTACTAACCACCGCGCTGCCGGCGGTGACGAATTAGTGCAGTTGCAAGCACCAGTTGACATGAGTCTTGAACGCGCTTTAGAGTACATCGGTCCTGATGAATTGGTAGAAGTCACACCTCAATCGATTCGTTTGCGGAAGATGGCGAAGAAGATGGCGAAACGGTAA